The Octopus sinensis unplaced genomic scaffold, ASM634580v1 Contig10815, whole genome shotgun sequence nucleotide sequence AACAAAAGTTCAATGCAGCAAACCAGAAATTTTCGTTTACGacaaaattaaacaagaaataacttTAATCGAGGTTGGCATCACTTCACAAAACCGCGTCAAACAAGTCGAAATCGAGAAATTTCGTAAATATGATCTGCTTGCAAACCAACTTTCGATACTTTATGATGCAAAGGTAAAGATTATCCCGGTTGTCTTGACGTGGGATGGCGTTGTTTCGAGATACTTCAAAAACTATATGGACAAATTATCTATTGAAAAAGCCACAAAAACTTACATTCAGTCTGTTGTCCTAAAAAGGACTCTAGAATGCATGGCAGTTGAGCACAGATATGGAGTGAGCTGAGAACCTAAATTAAATAGTCTAGATTaagttaaattttgtttcttttaataaaatagtTACACAAAAAATACACCTCAAGCAAATAAAGAGCTACTTTTACCTTGCAAGAAAGTGGCTGGGAAGGGGGTTGACATCAAATGCTTTTAAGACAAAATTAATCCTGCTTCAGTTATTGAACACCCTGGAAAAGAAGTCAGGTATCTGTCTCAGGAAATTGGGATCTTGTTGGTTATTAAAAAACAGAAACCGCATATGATTCTTGCTTCTAATCTTGTTCCGATGTTTAGGGGATTCTAATGTTGATCTAAAAATGTCTAGTAAGTGGTTGAACAAAAGGAACAAGTCACCAAATAGTGAAGCTTTGTATTGCCTCTcgcaaaaaagaaatttgtttatttttgcgcGTGGTGGGGTGTGTAATCATTGCATGAAAACTAAACAGACATTAGAGAAACAAAATGCTAAACAGTTCTTTAGATGAGCAAGCGTCTTGACCTCGAAAACACAGGAAGTCTTAACGGCAATATCATCGAAATGTACATTAATAATTTTCTTGGCAGAACTCCGAACCAAGGAATCATATGATTCCAGTACGTGCGTAACATAGAAACAAGAAGAGCTTCTCAAGATATAAATGATTTTTAAGATCAAAgcgataagatttttttttaaaggattcGTGTAGCTGAGTCGGCGAGAATCGGTGACCCCAGAATTTCCAGATGAGACATAGGTGTTAACCGACGTATTATCGAAAAAATTATCTAGGAATCTGcagaaaagagagaatgagttCTTAAACAGGGATGCTCAACAGAAAGATTGAAAATCTCAGAGTTGCTTAAATTAATGACCAGACCAATGTTGGATAACGCCGGAATTAGAGTGGCTAAGTCATTCAACAAAATATCAGGCGGACCGCCCAGGGTACAATCATCAAGATACCAAAGATTTAGGGATGATTCTTTTACCCGGACAAAAGAATCCACGGCAAGAACAAACAATAAAGGGCCCAAAGGATCACCCTGTTGGAcgccacaaaaaaaacaaatgaaagaaccgCTGGCAATTAAAAGGGATGGAAGTGAGTATAAAagcgaaataaaaaaaagcaaatgtgGAACACGGGCTTGACAGACCTCCAACAAATGCCCACGGTCTAAAGAATTGAATGCATTAATTACATCCGGGGTCATCGGCCCAGAATCGCTTTCTTTTCTTCGTCGGCTGGGGTCGAAGATTGCCAGACGAAACAAGGATCCCAACGAGACTCGTCATCTTTTCCAAAGAGTCTCGTTGGCGATCGTCCGAGGGAACTGCCAGGCCATCTTATGCGCCGGCAGTTCAAAATAACTGCATTGTCTAGTTATTTTaacttattaaattaataattaattacatcTAGTTTCAATAAGATAAGAGGAATATTGGATCGAGTGGAAGCGTCAATGAAACAACGACAGGCATAAACAGAAGACTCGCAGCCGCCAAGAATTCCCACGCCCAATAGAATGGGCTGCAGTTGCACACCGATAGAAGGGATAACGGACCTACAACAGACTTTTGCGAATAAAAGAACTAAGTACTAactaagtccagagccttcgaagtgagcagaaggtggcactccacgcacctcctccccttcctcctcctcttctctggcaTTGTAGACCTTCGAGAAGGTGCAGTCCAGCGCCTCTCGCTGACTAAACGTCAGGAAAGGGTTGGATAGgcgagcatcaaacgagacactttccagagtcctcttaagaacagttgactgtatataagcctgtagagacttatctacatCCAAGCGAACATCTCATGAGCTGATGCTCAGCGAATAGAAAAGCTAAatagaacaaaaattaaaaaagggaATTTTAGTTAACTTAAATTAACCCCAGAAGCGACAAAAACTATAAATTTCCTAAAATATTCGcatcatatttaaatttaaaaatagatgTACATTTTCTCCTTAAAACGCGAGATTTTTACTGATTCTCTAActaaacataattataaaccgattcgaaaaagtaaactattagaaaaaaataaatttttcaaatgaTATAACTCTAATTTACtctataaatatactttttgttttttccagaaCATTTCTTACCGATTAAAAAAGCAATCGTAGTATTTCACCGTCGTTTGTTAGTTAGTATATTTATGAAATTGCTAATTTTTATCTGGTTAATTTGTAAGGAAtatcaatgtattttattaaaaaaattatttataatttatccaCCAAATCCATAAATTGTCCTACCTTGACGTTTCAAGGCATTAACAACGTCCATTGCGataacagtttttcttttggCATGTTCAGTGTAAGAAATACAATCACGAACAGTTTGCTCGATAAAAATTATTGCTAATTTACTTACACAACGAAATCAAAGCACTTAATCAGAACATTAAAagtcagaaaaggaaagaacaacCGGAGGAATTGAATAAACTATCAAAGCAAAGAGAAGAAATGACTGAAGAGACGGAGAAATTGGTCATGCAAGCTGAGAAAGCTTCTGAGATGAGTCTCAGAAAGGAAGAAATGAGATTGGTTATGTTAGAATTGACTTATTTGTGTTTAGAAAGACGATTTGAATAAAATTAACACAGAAAAACTGAGAAGAGCAGAGACTGAGGTGAGAAGTCTCAAGGATAGTGAACGAGATGTCTTACTGAGTCAACAGAGACTGGAATTATCAAGACAAGTTGCTATCGAAGACCGGCTTAATGCTTTGGAGAGGAGAGCGGAGTTCAATTAGTCGATAGAAGGGTTGTCTCTGCCTACTCAAGTTGTTCAGTCCTTTGAGTCGAGGAAGTGTCTGAGATTTGGGACAAGTGTCGGGCTGTGGCTGAATTGATGGACATTCCGGGgaatatatctaatgtatattgTTTGCTTCCTCCAAAACTCTAAATTTTCTTATTTCGACGCCATCAAACAAAGGAAATTTTCTTATGTTTGCATCGTTGTCTTGTATTGAAATTAAATTAAGACAAATTCAACCTTAATAATACCTGGGCTCCAATTTCAATGGATCCCTCGTCAAATCTCCACTTTCTTCTTTGCACCATTTTTTCACCAGCATTTATTAAATTGACGTATGCTTGTTCCCGAGCCTCATTGAGGTCGTCATCATATGAAAGGAGGCTTTCCATTGTGTCATCTTCAATTTTCCCTGGATTTTCCATTCCCATGAAGAGATAAAAAGGGACTTTCTTCGTTGTCGAGTGCACTGTATTGTT carries:
- the LOC115228549 gene encoding uncharacterized protein LOC115228549 produces the protein MTETKVQCSKPEIFVYDKIKQEITLIEVGITSQNRVKQVEIEKFRKYDLLANQLSILYDAKVKIIPVVLTWDGVVSRYFKNYMDKLSIEKATKTYIQSVVLKRTLECMAVEHRYGVS